The following nucleotide sequence is from Erythrobacter aurantius.
CAAGCTCACCAGAAGCACCGCGTCCGCCCCGATGGGCGAAGAAGAATGCGTCAGGTTGCGCCTTGCTTTCGCGCATCGCCTTTTCGCAGACCGATACTAGCTGCGAATCCTCCTCCAGCCCGCGCGGCTCGACCCCCAGACGCCAGCACCACCGCCGTGCCACCGCTTCCATGTACAGCGGCCCGAACCGTTCGAGCGCGAACACCAGCGGCTCAGTTTCGGCAAGCAGGCGAAGTGCGACGGCGAATTGCCCGCAATTCCAATGCAGCGCCTCCGGCTGGCGACCAAATGCATACAGGCCGCCATGATCGAAATAGGCGGCGGTGAAGGACGGGTCCCATTCCGGCAGCCAGCGCCACGGGCCATAGTCGAAGCTTTCCCCGGTGATATTCATATTGTCGGTGTTGAGCACCCCGTGAACGAACCCTGCGACCATGTAGCTGGCGGCAAGATCAGCCATCCGCTCGACGACATTGTGCATCAGCATCACCGCCGGCTCATCGCGCCCCGGCGCATCCTCTGGCGGGGGCGGGCCGGGAAAATGTTCGAGGCAATAAGCGATCAACGCCTCCATGTGATCGGGCTCCTCCAGAGCAAGCAGGCGCTGGAACGTGCCGATGCGGATGTGCGAATGCGATAGCCGCACCATCACGGCAGATCGGGTGGGCGATGGTTCGTCATCGCGCATCAGATTTTCGCCCGTCTCGACGACGGAGAACGTCTTCGACGTGTTGACGCCCAGCGCCTCCAACATTTCCGTGGCGAGGATTTCGCGCACCGCGCCTTTCAGCGTCAGCCGCCCGTCGCCCGCGCGGCTGTAGGGGGTCTGGCCCGAACCCTTGGTGCCGAGGTCCATCAGCCGTCCGGCCTGATCCCGCATCTGCGCGAAAAGGAACCCGCGACCGTCACCAATCTGCGGATTGTAAACGCGGAACTGGTGGCCGTGATATTTGAGCGCGAGCGGGCGGGGCAGATTGTCTTCGAGTGGCGCGAAGCGGCCAAAGTGGCGCGTCCAATCCTCATCCGAAAGAGCGTCCAGACCCACGCTTGCGGCGGCACGATCATTGCGAAAGCGCAGGCGCGTTTCAGGGAAGTCGGCGGCATCCACCGGCGCTCCCAGCCAATCGGCCAGCGTGGTAATCGCCTTATCGGCGCGGTATTTGGCTGCTTGCGGTTCTTCGCTCATCCCGCGATAGTGGGGGCAAGGGATCGTCTGCGCAACCACGCAGGCACATGACAGACCGGGGATTTTTGCCGCTGATGGCCACTACATACGAAGACAGGAACTGGACGAGTGCGGACGGCCTGTCGCTTTACTACAGGGATTATCCGGGGCCGGATGGCTATGACGGGCCGCCGGTCCTGTGTATGCACGGGCTGACCCGCAATTCGCGCGATTTTGCCGATCTTGCCGCGCATATCGCAGAAACGCGGCGCGTGATTGTTCCGGAAATGCGCGGGCGCGGGCAAAGCGATTACGCGCCCGATTCCGCCACCTACAATCCGCTGCAATATGTGGCCGATGTCGAAAAGCTGCTGGGAGAGCAGGGCATCGACAAATTCATCGCGGTGGGCACGTCGATGGGCGGGCTGATGACGATGCGGCTTGCCGCGGCAAAGCCCGGACGGATCGTCGCGGTGGTGATGAACGATATCGGACCAGAGATTAATCCTGCCGGGATTGACCGGATCACCGGCTATGTCGGGCAGGGGCGCAGCTATCCCACATGGGTCCATGCGGCGCGATCATTGGGCGATGTCCATTCCGTCGCGTTTCCCGATTACGATCTCGACATGTGGCTGGAAATGGCGAAGCGGACGATGATCGTGACCCAGAACGGGCGCATCAGCTATGATTACGACATGGCGATTGCCGAACCGTTCAAGCAGCCCGGCGGCGCGGCTCCGGCCAATCTGTGGGCCGCATATGAGGCATTGCGCGATGTCCCGATGGTGCTGGTGCGCGGCGAATTGTCCGATTTGCTGACCCCTGAAACGGTTGAGCAAATGGCGGTAAAGAACCCCGCGATGACGAGCGTCACCGTGCCGCGCGTCGGCCATGCCCCGACGCTCGATGAACCCGAAGCGCGCGCGGCGATCGACGCGCTGCTCGCCAAGATCTGAAGGCAATTCGATGACTGACCGGGGAAGCGTTCCCAAGGTGCTGCATTGCCATTCGACCTTCGCGGCCGGGGGCAAGGAACTGCGCGCCGTTCACCTGATGAACGCCTTTGGCGCAGAGCTCGACCATACCATCGTTTCGGGCGAACCGGACAATCTGGCGGCAAAGGACCACGTCGCGCGCGGCGTGCGCTATCGCATCGCCAGCGATTTTCCTTCGCTCACCGGATTGCCCACACCCGGGCGGCTGGTTGCCATTGCACAGGCGATGAAGCCTTATGATCTGGTGCTGACCTACAACTGGGGTGCGATGGATGTTGTCATGGCGCACACGGTGTTTGCCGATGCGCTGGGCCTGCCGCCTTTGATCCACCACGAAGACGGCTTCAACGAAGACGAAGTCGACGGGTTGAAATCGCGGCGCAACTGGTATCGTCGCATTGCGCTTGGCCGCACTCATGCGCTGGTGGTGCCGAGCCGCGTGCTCGAAGCCATCGCGCTCGACAAATGGAAGCAGCCGCGCGCCCGCATCCAACGTATCCCGAATGGCATCGATACTGCCGCCTTTGCCGCCAAGCCCAGGACCGCCGGTTTCCGCGTGGTGAAGCGCGAGGGTGAGCTTTGGGTCGGCACGCTTGCCGGACTGCGGCCCGTCAAGCAATTGCCGATGCTGGTGCGCGCCTTTGCCGAACTGCCCGAACACTGGCAGCTCGTGATTTTGGGTGAAGGTCCTGAGCGCGAAGCGATACAGGCTGCCGCCGACTCGCTCGACATCAGCCATCGGCTGCATCTACCGGGCGCGGTCGCCAATCCCGCCGATGTTGTCGGGCTGTTCGACATTTTTGCTCTATCTTCGAAGAGCGAGCAGTTCCCGCTGTCCGTGGTCGAAGCCATGGCGGCAGGCCTGCCCGTGGTCGCACCGGATGTCGGCGATATCAAGTCGATCGTCTCGGAGGAGAACCGCCCCTTCATTTCCGTGCGCGATGATGCGCAGGCGCTGGCAGCGATGCTCAAGGAACTTGCGGAAAGAGACGATTTGCGTGCTTCGGTCGGAGCCGCGAACCGCGCGAAGGCAAGCGCGCAATTCGATCAGGCGGCGATGATCGAAGCCTATCGCAAATTGTACTGGGGCGCGCTGGAGCAGGGGCGTTGAACGCGCGCTTCACCCGAGGTTCAACTGGCAATCGGCAATTGCGGCCTTGATGGCGAAGTATGGCATGAACGGCGGCGCAAATGCACAGCACGGTGACTGTGGATGCCAGCGGCATTGCGCCCGGCCCCGGCCCTGCCTAAAGAGCGGCGCAAAGCTTTCGCAATTGTAACGAGGAACGGTGCCCCGTGGCGCGCAACCCGATTGAACTGCCCAAGGACGAACAGCCCACTGGCCCTCCGCGTGAGGATGAAATCCTCATGCGCGAAATCGACGAGGCCGTGCGCCAGGATGATGCGGCGCAATTCTTCAAGAAATACGGCGCCGCGCTTGGCGGGGCCTTGGCCGTGCTGCTGGTTGCCATGTTTGGTTATTGGTATTGGGACAGCACCCGCGAGGCGGAACTGGAACGCCAATCCGAAGCGATCATCAGCGCGCTCGATTCCGTCGATGCCAATGATTTCGCGGGCGCATCGGAGAAAGTTGCCGGACTGGTCGAGGATGGATCGCCCGGCGCGCGCACCGTCGCTCGCTTCCTTCAGGCAGGTGCGGCGCTGGAACAGGGCGAAACCGCGCGCGCTGTCGAGTTGTATGCGGCCGTTGTTGCCGACACCGACGCTCCGCAGCCGCTGCGCGATCTTGCGCTGATCCGCGAGGTTTCGGCCAATTTCGATGATCGCGAACCGGCGGATATCATCGCCAAGCTCGGGCCGCTGGCTGTGCCCGGCAACGAATTCTTCGGCAGCGCGGGCGAACTCGTCGCCATCGCACATCTTGAAGCGGGCAACCGCGACCGCGCGGGCGCATTGTTTGCAGAGATTGCCAAGGATGAGGACATGCCCGAAACGCTGCGCTCGCGCGCGCGTCAGATGGCAGGCTTGCTGGGGGTCGATGCGATTGAAGATGTCGAGCAATTGCTCGAAGAAGAGGGCGGATTGCCGGGCGAAGGGGCGCTCACGGCGGCACTGCCACAATAAACTGAAGTGATTTGGACGGACGGATGCTTATGCGAATGACGGGGAAAAAGGGTGCGCTCGCAGCGGGCGTTCTGGCGATGTTGCTGACGGGCTGCGGCGGAGGCGGCCTCTTCGGGGGCGGCAAGAAAACGACCCCTACAGTGGGCAACCGTACGCCGATCCTCTCGCGCATCGAAAGCGGCGCTTCGGTTGATTCCGCCCTCGCGGGTGTCAGCGTGGTTCTACCCCCTGCCAGCGTGAACGCGGAATGGGCGCAGGTCGGCGGTTCGGCCAGCAAATCCTACGGCCACCTCGCGCTGGGGCAGAACCCGACCAAAGCCTGGACCGCTCGCATAGCCGGTTCGTCCGACCGCGTGCGGCTCGCCGCTTCGCCGGTAATTGGCGGACAAATGCTGTTTGCCACAGACACCGAGGGCACGATCCACGCATTTGACAAGAACACCGGTGCAAGGCTGTGGGAACGCGCCGAGCAGAACATGGAAAAGGACCTGCGCCCCGCCGCTTTCGGTGGCGGTGTCAGCTATGACAACGGCATCATCTACGCCACCAACGGCGTAGGCGATGTAAAGGCCATGACCGCCCAGACAGGCGAATCGCTCTGGAAGGTGAAGCCTGCCGGGCCGCTGCGTGGTTCGCCGACTATCGCCTTTGGCCAAGTGTTCGTGATGACGCAGGACAACCAGATCATCTCGCTCGATGCGCGCAATGGCGACTTGCTGTGGAACGAGAGCGGATCGACCACGCAAAGCGGCGTGTTCGGCGTGGCCGCTCCGGCTGCGGGGCAGGGCACGGTGATCGCGGGCTATTCGAGCGGCGAACTGAGCGCCTATCGCTAC
It contains:
- a CDS encoding protein adenylyltransferase SelO family protein, translating into MSEEPQAAKYRADKAITTLADWLGAPVDAADFPETRLRFRNDRAAASVGLDALSDEDWTRHFGRFAPLEDNLPRPLALKYHGHQFRVYNPQIGDGRGFLFAQMRDQAGRLMDLGTKGSGQTPYSRAGDGRLTLKGAVREILATEMLEALGVNTSKTFSVVETGENLMRDDEPSPTRSAVMVRLSHSHIRIGTFQRLLALEEPDHMEALIAYCLEHFPGPPPPEDAPGRDEPAVMLMHNVVERMADLAASYMVAGFVHGVLNTDNMNITGESFDYGPWRWLPEWDPSFTAAYFDHGGLYAFGRQPEALHWNCGQFAVALRLLAETEPLVFALERFGPLYMEAVARRWCWRLGVEPRGLEEDSQLVSVCEKAMRESKAQPDAFFFAHRGGRGASGELGDVLADYTAVEDAHEYWNDAAPQSMVIDEVEAIWSAIDERDDWQPLMDKVAALRRMGKAHGTPPAPAGHA
- a CDS encoding alpha/beta fold hydrolase, whose amino-acid sequence is MATTYEDRNWTSADGLSLYYRDYPGPDGYDGPPVLCMHGLTRNSRDFADLAAHIAETRRVIVPEMRGRGQSDYAPDSATYNPLQYVADVEKLLGEQGIDKFIAVGTSMGGLMTMRLAAAKPGRIVAVVMNDIGPEINPAGIDRITGYVGQGRSYPTWVHAARSLGDVHSVAFPDYDLDMWLEMAKRTMIVTQNGRISYDYDMAIAEPFKQPGGAAPANLWAAYEALRDVPMVLVRGELSDLLTPETVEQMAVKNPAMTSVTVPRVGHAPTLDEPEARAAIDALLAKI
- a CDS encoding glycosyltransferase → MTDRGSVPKVLHCHSTFAAGGKELRAVHLMNAFGAELDHTIVSGEPDNLAAKDHVARGVRYRIASDFPSLTGLPTPGRLVAIAQAMKPYDLVLTYNWGAMDVVMAHTVFADALGLPPLIHHEDGFNEDEVDGLKSRRNWYRRIALGRTHALVVPSRVLEAIALDKWKQPRARIQRIPNGIDTAAFAAKPRTAGFRVVKREGELWVGTLAGLRPVKQLPMLVRAFAELPEHWQLVILGEGPEREAIQAAADSLDISHRLHLPGAVANPADVVGLFDIFALSSKSEQFPLSVVEAMAAGLPVVAPDVGDIKSIVSEENRPFISVRDDAQALAAMLKELAERDDLRASVGAANRAKASAQFDQAAMIEAYRKLYWGALEQGR
- a CDS encoding PQQ-binding-like beta-propeller repeat protein, whose product is MTGKKGALAAGVLAMLLTGCGGGGLFGGGKKTTPTVGNRTPILSRIESGASVDSALAGVSVVLPPASVNAEWAQVGGSASKSYGHLALGQNPTKAWTARIAGSSDRVRLAASPVIGGQMLFATDTEGTIHAFDKNTGARLWERAEQNMEKDLRPAAFGGGVSYDNGIIYATNGVGDVKAMTAQTGESLWKVKPAGPLRGSPTIAFGQVFVMTQDNQIISLDARNGDLLWNESGSTTQSGVFGVAAPAAGQGTVIAGYSSGELSAYRYENGRILWADALARTNISTTVSSITDIDADPIIDSGRVYALGQGGRMAAYELVTGQRIWELNLAGISTPAIAGEWIFTLTDDARLLAIARSTGRVRWITQLQQFRDEKDREGPIFWVGPVLAGGNLWVASSRGEIWKVSTGEGSAELFADIDQPVSLAPVVADNYLYVLDDSGTIHAWR
- a CDS encoding tetratricopeptide repeat protein → MARNPIELPKDEQPTGPPREDEILMREIDEAVRQDDAAQFFKKYGAALGGALAVLLVAMFGYWYWDSTREAELERQSEAIISALDSVDANDFAGASEKVAGLVEDGSPGARTVARFLQAGAALEQGETARAVELYAAVVADTDAPQPLRDLALIREVSANFDDREPADIIAKLGPLAVPGNEFFGSAGELVAIAHLEAGNRDRAGALFAEIAKDEDMPETLRSRARQMAGLLGVDAIEDVEQLLEEEGGLPGEGALTAALPQ